CCTTGTGCTCGACGCTGACCTGGCCGCCCAACCTAACGATGCCTACTTCAAGGCCGTCTTCTCCGACCCTGTCTATGCCACGGCGTTTTTCCAGCGCCACCTGCCTGCTGAAACCGCTGCCCTCGTGGACTGGCCCTCCCTGGTCCTGCTGCCCGGCTCCTTTGTCAAAGGCAGCCTCCAGCAG
The Prosthecobacter sp. SYSU 5D2 genome window above contains:
- a CDS encoding Rpn family recombination-promoting nuclease/putative transposase; its protein translation is MLDADLAAQPNDAYFKAVFSDPVYATAFFQRHLPAETAALVDWPSLVLLPGSFVKGSLQQ